The region CGCGTGCTGCAGATGCAGTTCGACTACACGAGCGTGCAGCCGAAGCAGGTGCAGAAGCTGAGCTTCAACGTCGCCAAGGCGTTCGACATCCTGGGCGCGTCGAAATCGGGCTTCACGAACCTGCCGGGCGTCATCGCGACGAACCCCGCGTCGACGACGTTCGTGCGCACGGGCGCCACGTTCGTGCAGACGAACGAGTGGCCGTTCAAGATCGGCTCGACCGTGCAGCTCACCGGCCAGTACAGCCCCGATTCGCTGCCGAGCACCGAGCAGATCTCGTTCGGCGCGCAGCGTTTCGCGCTCGGCTATCAGCCGGGCGAGACGTCGGGCGATTCGGGCTGGGGCGCGTCGCTCGAGCTCAATCGCGCGTTCGCGCCGGGCTTCACGTACCTGAAGAACATCACGCCGTACATCGTGTACGACATGGCGCGCGTCTATCTGCATTCGGGCACGCCGGTGCCGCGCCGCCTGTCGTCGGCCGGGTTCGGCGTGCGGCTGACCGACAGCCGCTTCTACAATCTCGACGTGTCGATCGCGAAGCCCGTCGGCGACGCGCCGATCGAAAGCGCATCGCGCAGCCCGCGCGTGAACGCCTCGTTCTCGTATCAACTCTATTGACGCTCGCGCGGCCCGCGCGTACCCCCCCTGCCCGTTCGCGCATCGCGGCCCGTCGCCCGACGGGCCGCGCGCGTTTGCATTTTTTCAGTTCCCCGCGGCGCCTCGCCGCTTCGATTAGAAGCACTTGTATCAAACGCCGCGCGCGGATTCACGTATTCTGCGCACAGCTCGCATGCATCGCCGTCCGACGCAGACGGCCCGCGAGCTGACGAAAACGACATCGTGCGATCCAAGGAGGAAGACATGTTTCAAATGACTCGTTCACTGCGCTCGATCACCGTGGCAGGCGCGCTTCTCGTCTGCGCCGCGAGCGCGTTCGCTCAAGCGGACAGCCCGGTCGGCATGTGGCAGACCATCGACGATCACACGGGCAAGCCGAAGGCGCTCGTGCAGATCAGCGCGGATTCGAACGGCGAGCTGTCGGGCAAGGTCGTCAAGGGCCTCGGCGAGAACGACACGCCGGATCGCCGCTGCACCGCCTGCACCGACGAGCGCAAGGATCAGCTCATCAAGGGCATGACGATCATCAAGGCGATGAAGAAGGACGGCGAAGGCTGGGACGGCGGCAACATCCTCGACCCGGAAAACGGCAAGGTCTACAAATGCAAGATGAAGCTCGAGGACGGCGGCCAGAAGCTCGTCGTGCGCGGCTACATCGGCGTGTCGCTGCTCGGCCGCTCGCAGACGTGGATGCGCTCGCAATAACTGTGCGATAACTGCGCGATAACCGCGCGGCAGCCGCACGCCCAAGGCCCGCGCATCGCTTCCGTTATCGCTCCCGTTACACGGATCGCGCCGCCTGCGCGGCGCGCTTTGCAAGCGGCGGCGCGAACGCAACGCGGCGCAAACAAAAACCGGCCGCGCGCCTGTCACGCGAGGCCGGTTTTTTCATGCGCACGGGCTTTTTCACGCGTGCGACACGCCGCGCCGCGCGCGCGCCGTCAAACGACGTGCTCGAGCGTATGATCGTGGCGCGGCACGGGCGACGACGTCGTCGATGCCGCCTCGCTGCGCGCCTGCGCCGCCTTCGAGCGCGCATGCGTGCGCATGCGCATCGCCATCAGCTCGCACAGGTCGTCGCTCTGCGTGCCGAACAGCTCGATGAGCACGCGCTTGAGCGCGCCGGATTCGTGCCACGCCTTGAAGCGGCGGTGACACGTTTGATACGCGGGGAAGCGGCGCGGCATCGCCGACCAGTTCGCGCCGCTGTAGATCACCCACAGCACGCCGTTGAGCACCGCGCGCGTGTCCGCGAGCGGCCTGCCGCGCAATTCCTTGCGCGGACGCAGCTCGGGCAGCAGCGGAGCGACGCGCTGCCACTCCTCATCGGTAATATCGCGATACGGCGTCATGTGCTTCTCCGTTCATGAAGAACATGACCGCAACGATATCGAGACGAACCGGCATTGGATACACGACGCGCGCCGATTTAAGAATAGTTAATACCGAATTAACCGAAGTTAACCGTCTGCGCGCGTTTTCGAATTCGGGTCGGGTTGTTCGCGCCGCGCGGCGCGCGTTGCGCGCCGCTGTCCGGCACACCGGATCAGGTCAGCGACGTATCGATCAGGCGGCGCGGCGCCTCGATATATTCCTTCGACTGCATCTCGACGATCCGCGAGACGGTGCGGCTGAATTCGTTCGCCATCGGCCCCTCGACGTACAGATCGTCCGCCGGCACGGCGGCCGACATCAGCAGCTTCACCTTGTGGTCGTACAGCACATCGATGAGCCACGTGAAGCGGCGCGCTTCGGACGCCATCCGCGGCGACATCTGCGGCACGTCCGACAGCACGATCGCATGGAAGCGGCTCGCGAGCTCGAGATAGTCGTTCTGCGAACGGGGGCCGCCGCAGAGCGTCGCGAAATCGAACCAGACGACGCCGTCCGCGCGGCGCAGCGCCTTGATCTCGCGCTTCTCGATATGCAGGATCGGGCTCTCGTCCGGCACCGCGGCGAGCTGCGCGAACGCGTGCCGCAGTTCTCGGTCGGCATCCGCGCCGAGCGGCGTGTGATACATCCGCACCTGCGTGAGCGTGCGTTGCCGGTAGTCGACGCCCGCGTCGACGTTCAGCACGTCGAGCCGCTCCTTCAGAAGCGCGATCGCGGGCAGCATGCGGTCGCGATGCAGGCCGTCCGGATACAGATCGTCCGGATCGTAGTTGGACGTCATCACGAACTGCACGCCGTTCGAGAACAGCCGGTCGAGCAGCCGATACAGGATCATCGCGTCGGCGATGTCCGATACGTGGAATTCGTCGAAGCAGATGAGCCGGTAGCGCTTCGCGATCCGGCGCGCGAGCTCGTCGAGCGGATCGGCCTGCCCTTTCAGCTCCTCGAGTTCGCGGTGCACTTCGCGCATGAACTCGTGGAAGTGCAGCCGCGTCTTGCGCTGCACCGGCACGACCGCGTAGAAGCTGTCCATCAGGAAGCTCTTGCCGCGCCCGACGCCGCCCCACATGTAGACGCCGCGCGGCAGATCGGGGCGGACGACGAGTTTCTTGAACGCATTCGAGCGACGCGCCTTGTAGGCAACCCATTCGCCGTAGCAGCGCTGCAGGCGTTCGACCGCGGCGCGCTGCGCGGCATCGGACTGATAGCCGCGCGTCTTCAGCTCGTGCTCGTAGTATTCGGTGACGTTCATCATGCAAACCGGCAAAAACGAAGGCGAGCGGGAAACCCCGCCCGCCTTCGCCGAGAAACTGCGACGCCGGCCGCGAGGGCCGGCGCGCGGTGTTGCGTTGTCGCGCTTAGCTGTTCAGCGAGCGCTTGTCGACGGCGAGCGCCGCTTCGCGCATCACTTCGGACATCGACGGGTGCGGATGGCAGATGCGGGCGATATCTTCCGACGCCGCCTTGAACTCCATCGCGACGACGGCTTCGGCGATCAGGTCCGACGCGTTCGCGCCGATCACGTGCACGCCGAGCAGCTCGTCGGTCTTCGCATCCGCGATCATCTTCACGAAGCCGTCCGGCGCGTTCATGCCGAGCGCGCGGCCGTTGATCGAGAACGGGAACTTGCCCGACTTGATCTCGCGGCCCTCGGCCTTCAGCTGCTGCTCCGTCTTGCCGACCCACGCGATTTCCGGGTACGTGTAGATCACCCACGGAATGCAGTTGTAGTCGATATGCGGCTTCTGGCCGTCGATCACTTCCGCGACCAGCACGCCTTCGTCCTCCGCCTTGTGCGCGAGCATCGGGCCGCGCACCACGTCGCCGATCGCGTACACGTTCGGCACCGCGGTGCGGCAGTGGTCGTCGACGTCGATGAAGCCGCGCTCGTTCGCCTTCAGGCCGATCGCCTCGAGGCCGAGGTTGTCGGTGTTCGGCACGCGGCCGACCGACACGATCAGACGGTCGGCGTCGAGCGTCTTCGCGTTGCCGTCCTTGTCGGTGTAAGCGATCGACACGCCGTTCGCGCCCGTCTTCACCCCGTCGATCTTCACGCCGAGATGGATGTCGAGGCCCTGCTTCTTGAACAGCTTCGCCGCTTCCTTCGCGAGCGCTTCGTCGGCCGCGCCGAGGAACGCCGGCAGCGCTTCGAGCACCGTCACTTCGGCGCCGAGGCGCCGCCACACCGAGCCGAGCTCGAGGCCGATCACGCCCGCGCCGATCACCGCGAGCTTCTTCGGCACCGAGTCGAACGCCAGCGCGCCTTCGTTGTCCGCGACGATCTTGTTGTCGACCGGCACGTTCGACAGGTGGCGCGCCTTCGAGCCCGTCGCGATGATCACGTTCTTCGCGGTGACGACTTGCGTCTCGCCTTCGCCGCTCACTTCGATCTGCACGCCGGCGTCGCTCTTGCCGGTGAACTTGCCGTGGCCCTTGAGCCACGTGATCTTGTTCTTCTTGAACAGGAACTCGATCCCGCCCGTCATCTTCTCGACGATCCCGTCCTTGCGCGCGAGCATCTTCGCGACGTCCATCTTCACGCCGTCGACGCTGATGCCGTGGTCGGCCAGATGGTGCTGCGCGTTCTCGAACTCCTCCGACGACGCGAGCAGCGCCTTCGACGGGATGCAGCCGACGTTCAGGCACGTGCCGCCCAGCTTCAGCGCGCCGGCCGGGTTCTTCCATTTTTCGATGCAGGCAACCGTTTTGCCCAGTTGAGCGGCGCGGATCGCGGCGATATAGCCGCCCGGGCCCGCGCCGATCACGACGACGTCAAATTCCTTCGACATGACAATCCTTTGATTGGGCTCCGGCAAGCCGAGCAGGCGCCTCGCAATGGGCGCCCGCGCGGCCCGCCTGAGCGGTTCGATACGGTATGAAAAGCGTGCTTACAGGTCGAGCAGCAGGCGCGCCGGATCTTCGAGCGCGTCCTTCATCGCGACAAGCGACAGCACCGCTTCGCGACCGTCGATGATCCGGTGGTCGTACGACAGCGCAAGATAGTTGATCGGGCGGATCACGATCTGGCCGTTCTCGACGACCGGGCGCTCCTTCGTCGCGTGCACGCCGAGGATCGCCGACTGCGGCGGGTTGATGATCGGCGTCGACAGCATCGAGCCGAACACGCCGCCGTTCGAGATCGAGAACGTGCCGCCCGTCATTTCCTCGATCGACAGCTTGCCGTCCTTTGCCTTCTGGCCGAATTCGGCGATCTTCTTCTCGATCTCGGCGAGGCTCAGCTGATCCGCGTTGCGCAGGATCGGCACGACGAGGCCGCGCGGCGAACCGACCGCGATGCCGATGTCGAAGTAGCCGTGGTAGACGATGTCGTTGCCGTCGATCGACGCGTTCACGAGCGGGAACTTCTTCAGCGCGTGAACGGCCGCCTTCACGAAGAACGACATGAAGCCGAGCTTCACGCCGTGCTCCTTCTCGAACTTGTCCTTGTACTTCGCGCGCAGGTCCATCA is a window of Burkholderia mallei ATCC 23344 DNA encoding:
- a CDS encoding DUF2147 domain-containing protein; the encoded protein is MFQMTRSLRSITVAGALLVCAASAFAQADSPVGMWQTIDDHTGKPKALVQISADSNGELSGKVVKGLGENDTPDRRCTACTDERKDQLIKGMTIIKAMKKDGEGWDGGNILDPENGKVYKCKMKLEDGGQKLVVRGYIGVSLLGRSQTWMRSQ
- a CDS encoding transposase; the encoded protein is MTPYRDITDEEWQRVAPLLPELRPRKELRGRPLADTRAVLNGVLWVIYSGANWSAMPRRFPAYQTCHRRFKAWHESGALKRVLIELFGTQSDDLCELMAMRMRTHARSKAAQARSEAASTTSSPVPRHDHTLEHVV
- the lpdA gene encoding dihydrolipoyl dehydrogenase, with amino-acid sequence MSKEFDVVVIGAGPGGYIAAIRAAQLGKTVACIEKWKNPAGALKLGGTCLNVGCIPSKALLASSEEFENAQHHLADHGISVDGVKMDVAKMLARKDGIVEKMTGGIEFLFKKNKITWLKGHGKFTGKSDAGVQIEVSGEGETQVVTAKNVIIATGSKARHLSNVPVDNKIVADNEGALAFDSVPKKLAVIGAGVIGLELGSVWRRLGAEVTVLEALPAFLGAADEALAKEAAKLFKKQGLDIHLGVKIDGVKTGANGVSIAYTDKDGNAKTLDADRLIVSVGRVPNTDNLGLEAIGLKANERGFIDVDDHCRTAVPNVYAIGDVVRGPMLAHKAEDEGVLVAEVIDGQKPHIDYNCIPWVIYTYPEIAWVGKTEQQLKAEGREIKSGKFPFSINGRALGMNAPDGFVKMIADAKTDELLGVHVIGANASDLIAEAVVAMEFKAASEDIARICHPHPSMSEVMREAALAVDKRSLNS
- the zapE gene encoding cell division protein ZapE, which gives rise to MNVTEYYEHELKTRGYQSDAAQRAAVERLQRCYGEWVAYKARRSNAFKKLVVRPDLPRGVYMWGGVGRGKSFLMDSFYAVVPVQRKTRLHFHEFMREVHRELEELKGQADPLDELARRIAKRYRLICFDEFHVSDIADAMILYRLLDRLFSNGVQFVMTSNYDPDDLYPDGLHRDRMLPAIALLKERLDVLNVDAGVDYRQRTLTQVRMYHTPLGADADRELRHAFAQLAAVPDESPILHIEKREIKALRRADGVVWFDFATLCGGPRSQNDYLELASRFHAIVLSDVPQMSPRMASEARRFTWLIDVLYDHKVKLLMSAAVPADDLYVEGPMANEFSRTVSRIVEMQSKEYIEAPRRLIDTSLT